A window of Pectinophora gossypiella unplaced genomic scaffold, ilPecGoss1.1 Pgos_38, whole genome shotgun sequence contains these coding sequences:
- the LOC126381171 gene encoding uncharacterized protein LOC126381171, producing MEKEFRDARSDDPADVRNRVSTTPSVNIDVDKVGVRIPPFWPEEPEIWFANVEGQFLISGITSDTTKFYYVLGQLEDRYSREVKDIIVRPPATGKYEKLKTELIKRLSASNEKKMKQLLMHEELGDRKPSQFLRHLKSLAGDDVPDDFIKTIWTSRLPRSIQTVLAGQASSAALDDLADLADRVNNIAPSSPVVAAASTSQTQQTGIPGSVLSDLTREIAELRRQFQQLSGGSSRHSRSRGRRQSRSRSTSRSQSNYRKFPLCWYHAKHGDKAHRCIRPCDYKAKNARGSR from the coding sequence ATGGAGAAGGAATTTAGAGACGCACGAAGCGACGACCCAGCCGACGTCAGAAATCGCGTTTCCACAACACCATCCGTCAACATCGATGTTGATAAAGTCGGTGTACGGATTCCTCCGTTTTGGCCAGAGGAGCCGGAGATATGGTTCGCGAATGTGGAGGGCCAGTTCCTAATTTCCGGAATTACCAGCGACACcaccaaattttattatgtgttgGGACAGCTAGAGGACCGGTACTCCAGAGAGGTGAAGGATATTATCGTGCGACCACCCGCAACTGGCAAGTACGAGAAGCTCAAGACGGAGCTCATAAAGCGCCTCTCCGCTTCCAATGAGAAGAAGATGAAGCAGCTTCTGATGCACGAGGAGCTAGGTGACCGCAAACCTTCGCAGTTCCTGCGACATCTGAAGAGCCTTGCTGGTGACGATGTGCCCGACGACTTCATTAAAACCATCTGGACAAGTCGCCTACCCAGAAGCATCCAGACGGTGTTAGCTGGTCAGGCATCATCTGCTGCACTCGACGACCTGGCGGACTTGGCTGACAGGGTCAACAACATCGCACCCTCTTCACCGGTGGTAGCTGCAGCGTCGACAAGCCAGACTCAGCAGACAGGGATACCGGGATCTGTGCTGAGTGACCTCACTCGCGAGATCGCAGAGCTTCGCAGGCAGTTCCAGCAGTTGAGTGGTGGCAGCAGCAGACATTCTCGGTCGCGCGGCAGGCGACAGAGTCGTAGCCGATCCACATCGAGATCCCAGTCCAATTACCGGAAATTCCCGCTGTGCTGGTACCATGCGAAACATGGCGATAAGGCACATAGATGCATCCGTCCCTGCGACTACAAGGCGAAAAATGCCAGGGGCAGTCGCTAA